The Helicobacter ganmani nucleotide sequence CGCTCTGTTCTAATTCCCTTTTTTTAGTTTCTACTTTCTTTTGGGTTTCTGTGATTTTTCTTTCAAACTCTTCTTCCTTTTTTCTAAGTTCCTCTTCTTTATCTATTGTAGATTCAGAATTTTTAATTTCATTATTTTTTTCAATTTGCACCACTTGATTGGGATTTGGCTTTTTTCTATAAGTATAATCATCTAGTGGAAATTTGGAATCAAAAAGATAATCCAAACTCTGTTGATGAATCGCCTTTTGCTCTTTTAAAATATTTTCACTAGGATTAGCTAAAACCAAAAAGGGAGAAAGAGTTAAGGCAATCAATGGAAGTTTTTTCATTTTACAGCCTTTTGTTCTTGTTTGTTTGGTTTTACTTTCTCTTCCTCTTTTACTTTTTCAATGCAAACATAGGATTCTCCACTCCATATTGTCCATTTATCATTTCTACTCTCCGCAATAATCCAATCGCCAATGACTTTTGTTTCAACGGGTGTATCGCGTTTATCAATGACTGCAAAAATTGCTGGAATTTTGCCATTTTGTTTTTTCTCGTATTTAAAATAAGTGAAAGTATCATCATTAAAGACTTCACTAGGAATTAGCCATTCATTGTATTTTTTGGCTTTTTTGATATAAGAGAAATCCATTTGTTCCCTCTCCACTTTCATTTCTGCAATCCCCTCTTTAATGACAAAGTATTTTCTAGCTTCCTCTTCCATTTGCTCTTGCGTTAAGATTTTGCTTTCATCATCAAGAATCTTTACAAGCAAGTTTGGCAATTCTTTGTTTTTATAGTCAGTAGAATAGAGGAAAAAATTATGGATTTTTTTATCTTTTGTAAAAATCGTCAAATTCGTATCAATACCGATTAAAAAAGGCTTTATGCTGATTGCATTGGGCATATTGGGTATTTCTTCTACTTTATATCCACTTTGGTCTCCTAAAATATAACTTTCCACTTCGCTTTCAAAAATAATCGTGGTTGCCATTGTGAAGCGTGTGCGTATTTTTTGTG carries:
- a CDS encoding TrbG/VirB9 family P-type conjugative transfer protein produces the protein MKKLIIFTILLQNILFANPNALNQAAIEDIMQERQEEVDRIMATRQQSGESLFAQKPTIEDKNKYIANNVSIHNTNPDTNHYATPQMQYEQQYSQEIPAYTEEQLLLMKQAVRNKDLKAVQKKFLEKKYTGFENTIQIPYEENKTQKIRTRFTMATTIIFESEVESYILGDQSGYKVEEIPNMPNAISIKPFLIGIDTNLTIFTKDKKIHNFFLYSTDYKNKELPNLLVKILDDESKILTQEQMEEEARKYFVIKEGIAEMKVEREQMDFSYIKKAKKYNEWLIPSEVFNDDTFTYFKYEKKQNGKIPAIFAVIDKRDTPVETKVIGDWIIAESRNDKWTIWSGESYVCIEKVKEEEKVKPNKQEQKAVK